The following are from one region of the Gossypium hirsutum isolate 1008001.06 chromosome D03, Gossypium_hirsutum_v2.1, whole genome shotgun sequence genome:
- the LOC107950861 gene encoding uncharacterized protein — protein sequence MDLTVSESKKRGETELQHFSHHHPLLFIQHQSVTDKAALCFGCKELIVGPSYGCNDCKYYLHKRCAELELTPHLKHPFHPQHLLTLLPKSPYDGRLWVCDFCQRSSSGFVYHYDPCNFDLHINCALLQSSIALNFPTSLHQHPLFFIQDHNDEVNRDCSGCLKPLSGPIYHCSDCPLSYKFFNLHKQCAELPLAINHPYDRRKHPLTLLPKRPTHLHNCSCYLCKIKWEGFVYSCSFCKIELPLDDFFSPQTITTANHEHPWTLLSRQRSFVCDFCGTTGDCSHYICAICDLLVHKNCISLPRNILITRHHHVISHSYSLQQQDELCRICYEEVDTRYGSYHCSASGCNYIAHVHCATDKAVWDGKSIPEDPDERSIEALDESINWITDVVQKISFRENTVAVEIKHAYHDHNLRLTFSGEINDDGQCDGCMRTISTPFYSCEQCKFFLHKECAELPRNERHPFHKHLLTLIKSNTKFYPLCSACGRLHHGFSYKCNDGDCRQFFECDIRCILLSDTLEHPSHEHSLFLVHNFSANCNACRRKSDPWNMTYRYTKRCDFTLDLECATLPLTARYKHDRHPLTLTYFDDFDPSQHYCDLCKYKRDPNDWFYYCAECDNSLHSRCALGDLPFLKIGSNRYKPFFSNHPHPFTITKNIWDCPPCKFCGEVCNGQAIQCKESECNFSVHWYCRFKQL from the coding sequence ATGGATCTAACTGTGTCTGAGAGTAAGAAAAGGGGAGAGACGGAACTTCAACATTTCTCCCATCACCATCCTTTGCTCTTCATTCAACACCAAAGTGTTACAGATAAAGCAGCTCTGTGCTTTGGGTGTAAGGAACTTATAGTCGGTCCAAGCTATGGCTGCAATGACTGTAAGTATTATCTTCATAAGAGATGTGCGGAGTTAGAGTTAACTCCCCACCTTAAGCATCCTTTCCACCCTCAACACCTTCTCACTCTTCTGCCTAAATCTCCTTACGACGGTAGATTATGGGTGTGTGATTTTTGTCAGAGGTCTTCTTCGGGATTCGTTTATCATTACGATCCTTGTAATTTCGATCTGCACATCAACTGTGCTTTGCTTCAATCATCAATTGCTCTAAATTTTCCTACTTCTTTGCATCAACATCCATTGTTCTTCATTCAAGACCATAACGACGAAGTCAATCGCGATTGCTCCGGATGTTTGAAACCATTATCTGGTCCAATTTATCATTGTTCAGATTGTCCTCTTTCTTATAAATTCTTTAACCTTCATAAACAATGTGCAGAGCTACCCCTTGCGATTAATCACCCCTACGACCGCCGTAAGCATCCCCTTACTCTCTTGCCGAAACGACCTACTCATCTTCACAACTGTAGTTGTTATTTGTGCAAAATTAAGTGGGAAGGGTTTGTTTATTCTTGCTCTTTTTGCAAGATTGAGCTTCCTCTTGATGATTTTTTCTCACCACAAACAATCACAACTGCAAATCATGAACACCCATGGACGCTTTTGTCAAGACAAAGGTCATTTGTCTGTGATTTTTGCGGTACCACCGGAGATTGCTCCCATTACATTTGTGCTATATGCGACCTTCTTGTCCATAAAAATTGCATTTCATTGCCACGGAATATCTTGATAACGCGACATCATCATGTTATTTCCCACTCATATTCTCTTCAGCAACAAGATGAGTTGTGCAGAATTTGTTACGAGGAAGTCGATACCAGGTATGGCAGTTACCATTGCTCTGCTTCTGGCTGCAATTATATTGCTCATGTGCATTGTGCAACAGATAAAGCAGTTTGGGATGGAAAAAGTATCCCAGAAGACCCGGATGAGAGGTCCATAGAAGCTCTTGATGAATCTATAAATTGGATTACCGATGTTGTTCAAAAAATTAGTTTTCGAGAGAATACGGTAGCAGTTGAGATCAAACATGCTTATCATGATCATAATTTAAGACTCACTTTTAGTGGGGAGATAAACGACGATGGCCAATGTGATGGGTGTATGAGGACTATCTCAACTCCTTTTTATAGTTGTGAGCAATGCAAGTTTTTTCTCCATAAAGAATGCGCTGAACTGCCAAGAAACGAACGACACCCATTTCACAAGCACTTGCTTACACTCATAAAATCAAACACAAAGTTTTATCCATTATGTAGTGCTTGCGGAAGGCTTCACCATGGATTTAGCTACAAATGCAACGATGGAGATTGCAGGCAATTCTTTGAATGTGACATTCGGTGTATTTTATTATCGGACACTTTGGAGCATCCAAGTCACGAGCATTCATTATTTCTTGTCCACAACTTTTCAGCGAATTGCAATGCCTGTCGTAGAAAAAGTGACCCATGGAACATGACATATAGATACACGAAGCGTTGTGATTTCACTTTAGATCTAGAATGTGCCACACTACCACTCACAGCTAGGTACAAGCATGATAGACATCCTCTTACTTTgacttattttgatgattttgatccTTCTCAACATTATTGTGATCTATGTAAGTATAAAAGGGACCCAAATGATTGGTTTTACTACTGTGCTGAATGTGACAACTCTCTTCATTCCAGATGTGCTCTTGGGGATCTCCCATTTTTGAAGATTGGAAGCAACCGTTACAAGCCTTTTTTTAGTAATCACCCACATCCATTCACTATTACGAAAAACATATGGGATTGTCCTCCATGTAAATTCTGCGGTGAGGTTTGCAATGGACAAGCCATACAATGTAAAGAATCTGAATGTAACTTTAGCGTCCATTGGTACTGCAGGTTTAAACAGTTATAG